A DNA window from Coffea arabica cultivar ET-39 chromosome 6c, Coffea Arabica ET-39 HiFi, whole genome shotgun sequence contains the following coding sequences:
- the LOC113694268 gene encoding uncharacterized protein, translating to MARMGEGDKRWIVEDRPDGTNVHNWHWAETDCLEWSRNFFKKTLSDQSLLNGEGNLFIKINKVDKLDGEAYVNIRKGKIIPGYELSLVVSWEGEANDSDGNSVLKSEGTVEIPYISDENADEDPELRVTVKDDGPIGKRLKEAFLAKGKPFVLEQVRAYVSAMANGGPAKEELEVKKVAKKTAAAGSGDEKAVAAAAPVVEKKEVVKKEKKKEGFKTITMTEKFSCGARYLFEILMDENRWKGFTQSNARISKEVNGEFSIFNGSVTGTNVELQEGKLIVQKWRFGSWPDGIHSMVRLTFDEPEPGITIVKLVHSDVPEEDRYGNATVVENTERGWRDLIFHKIRAVFGFGI from the exons ATGGCGAGAATGGGCGAAGGAGACAAGAGATGGATCGTCGAAGACCGCCCCGACGGCACTAACGTCCACAATTGGCATTGGGCCGAGACAGATTGTCTTGAATGGTCCCgcaatttcttcaagaaaacccTCTCCGATCAATCCCTATTAAACGGCGAAGGCAATCTCTTCATTAAGATAAACAAGGTCGATAAACTCGACGGCGAAGCCTACGTCAACATCCGGAAGGGGAAAATCATCCCTGGGTACGAATTAAGCCTCGTAGTTTCATGGGAAGGTGAAGCCAACGATTCCGATGGTAATTCAGTGCTTAAATCCGAGGGGACCGTAGAGATACCTTATATTTCCGATGAGAACGCGGACGAAGATCCGGAGCTTAGGGTTACGGTGAAGGACGATGGGCCAATCGGCAAAAGATTAAAGGAGGCCTTTTTAGCAAAAGGGAAACCGTTTGTTCTGGAGCAAGTTAGGGCTTACGTCAGTGCAATGGCTAATGGTGGGCCCGCGAAAGAGGAGCTGGAGGTGAAGAAAGTGGCAAAGAAGACTGCTGCTGCTGGTAGTGGTGATGAGAAGGCAGTGGCGGCTGCTGCTCCGGTGGTGGAGAAGAAGGAGGTggtgaagaaggagaagaagaaagaagggttTAAGACGATTACAATGACAGAGAAGTTTAGTTGTGGGGCGAGGTATTTGTTTGAGATATTGATGGATGAGAATAGGTGGAAGGGTTTTACGCAGAGTAATGCTAGGATTAGTAAGGAGGTGAATGGGGAGTTTAGCATATTTAATGGGTCAGTGACTGGGACTAATGTGGAGTTACAAGAGGGCAAGCTAATTGTGCAGAAGTGGCGGTTCGGTAGCTGGCCTGATGGCATTCACTCAATG GTGCGACTAACCTTTGATGAGCCTGAACCTGGGATTACAATTGTAAAGCTTGTACATAGTGATGTTCCAGAGGAAGACAG ATATGGAAACGCAACTGTGGTGGAGAATACAGAGAGGGGATGGAGGGATCTTATTTTCCACAAAATACGTGCAGTTTTTGGTTTTGGAATATGA